Proteins from a genomic interval of candidate division KSB1 bacterium:
- a CDS encoding uracil-DNA glycosylase produces MLEELEQFLLQDIELYGDAQIPRSALVVDADVQTYAAETAPWQGAETLDALDLAIRSCMRCSLGKLRHQFVFGEGNPNARILLVGEAPGADEDRLGRPFVGEAGELLNKMLAAIGLQRSDVYICNLLKCRPPRNRDPLPEEIAVCRPYLLKQIELINPMTILCLGRFAAQSLLNTDEAISSLRQKWFTFNKAFVLVTYHPAALLRMPQYKRPAWEDLQLFKQKLVELGICS; encoded by the coding sequence ATGCTCGAGGAACTAGAACAATTTTTATTGCAGGACATTGAATTATACGGCGATGCGCAAATTCCGCGGTCGGCTTTGGTCGTTGATGCCGATGTTCAAACCTATGCAGCGGAAACGGCGCCCTGGCAAGGCGCGGAAACCCTCGATGCGCTGGACCTCGCAATCCGCTCCTGCATGAGATGCTCGTTGGGCAAGCTGCGTCATCAGTTTGTATTCGGCGAGGGAAATCCGAATGCCCGCATCCTTTTGGTAGGCGAAGCGCCGGGTGCAGATGAAGACCGGCTCGGCAGACCGTTTGTCGGCGAGGCCGGCGAGCTTTTGAACAAAATGCTTGCCGCCATCGGCTTGCAGCGAAGCGACGTTTACATTTGCAACCTGCTCAAATGCAGGCCGCCGCGAAACCGCGATCCGCTTCCTGAGGAAATCGCTGTTTGCAGGCCGTATTTACTAAAGCAGATTGAATTGATTAACCCAATGACTATTTTATGTTTGGGAAGGTTTGCCGCGCAATCGCTGTTGAACACTGACGAAGCGATTAGTAGTCTTAGACAAAAATGGTTTACATTCAACAAGGCGTTTGTGTTGGTGACCTATCATCCGGCGGCTCTGTTACGGATGCCGCAATATAAAAGACCGGCTTGGGAAGACCTGCAGCTCTTCAAGCAGAAGCTGGTCGAATTGGGTATTTGCAGTTAA
- the gmk gene encoding guanylate kinase translates to MNNKAAKGLLVVLSSPSGGGKTTVIKKILESAPPNYCYSISMTTRPRREGEQDGVDYFFVDDETFQNAIRQGDLIEYEKVHDWYYGTPKSRLLEQLEAGKVIFMDLDVYGALHIKREFGGRALLIFLKPPSIDELIHRLCSRSTETPDQIERRLERLPDELAKADQFDAVIINKDLDKTVSQVNALINDRLKHSSMEVCS, encoded by the coding sequence TTGAATAACAAGGCTGCAAAAGGTCTTTTGGTCGTTCTTTCCTCGCCCTCAGGCGGCGGCAAGACAACCGTCATCAAAAAGATACTCGAAAGTGCTCCGCCGAACTATTGCTACTCGATCTCGATGACTACGCGACCGCGACGCGAGGGCGAACAGGACGGAGTCGATTATTTTTTCGTCGACGACGAAACGTTTCAAAACGCAATCCGGCAAGGCGATCTTATCGAATATGAAAAGGTGCACGATTGGTACTACGGCACGCCCAAAAGTCGCCTGCTGGAACAACTGGAGGCCGGCAAGGTCATCTTTATGGATTTGGATGTTTACGGCGCCCTGCATATCAAGCGGGAATTCGGCGGTCGGGCGCTGTTGATTTTTCTCAAACCGCCGAGCATCGACGAGCTCATTCACAGGCTCTGCAGCCGATCGACCGAGACCCCCGACCAGATCGAACGGCGTCTCGAACGTCTGCCGGACGAGCTGGCCAAGGCGGATCAATTCGATGCGGTCATCATTAATAAAGATCTCGACAAGACCGTTTCTCAAGTCAATGCGTTGATTAACGATAGGTTAAAACATAGTTCCATGGAGGTTTGTTCATGA
- the rpoZ gene encoding DNA-directed RNA polymerase subunit omega, translated as MTEAIPLEKLTEKCSSIYEAVVIIARRARQINEMQRRLIEQQVVTGSSEAKDSDEDEDMPLDRDYIDGQYLKLPKPTTIALKEMLEGKLSFEYIEPEG; from the coding sequence ATGACGGAAGCAATTCCTTTGGAAAAACTTACGGAAAAGTGCAGCAGTATTTACGAAGCCGTGGTTATCATCGCCCGCCGCGCGCGACAGATCAACGAAATGCAGCGGCGGCTCATTGAACAGCAGGTTGTAACTGGTTCATCTGAAGCCAAAGATTCGGATGAAGACGAGGATATGCCGCTGGATCGTGATTATATCGACGGGCAATATTTAAAGCTGCCCAAGCCGACCACGATCGCTTTGAAAGAAATGCTCGAAGGCAAACTGTCCTTTGAATACATCGAACCGGAAGGGTAA
- the coaBC gene encoding bifunctional phosphopantothenoylcysteine decarboxylase/phosphopantothenate--cysteine ligase CoaBC has translation MELSGKKLLVGVCGGIAAYKTAYLVRELVKHGARVRVVMTEAARQFIAPLTFETLCGEPVGLDLFPAQGGAATVHIDWARWADAIVICPATANTIAKLANGLADNLLTSLALAATVPLIVCPAMNVEMYNNPLYRRNESRLREAGVRIVDPEAGELACGEVGAGRLAETEQILWAIQCALFGTQEFRGRRFLITAGPTREPIDPVRYLSNRSSGKMGFAIAEAAVLRGAEVTLISGPTFLKPRAALCHVPVTTAEEMAEEVEKRLPENDVLIMAAAPADFRCAEFSPQKRPKSDLLQLTLVNTTDILRAAGERKGNRIHVGFSLETDNGLEKARRKLEEKNCDIMVLNPADDPEAGFEVDTNKITLIFADGREKKFEKMSKRRAADEILNAVGELLRAEA, from the coding sequence GTGGAGCTGAGCGGCAAAAAACTGCTGGTTGGAGTATGCGGCGGCATTGCCGCTTACAAGACCGCCTATTTGGTGCGGGAACTGGTCAAACACGGCGCCCGTGTGCGCGTGGTGATGACCGAAGCGGCCCGGCAGTTTATTGCCCCCTTGACATTCGAAACGTTATGCGGTGAGCCGGTCGGTTTGGATTTGTTTCCCGCGCAAGGCGGCGCGGCGACCGTCCACATTGATTGGGCGCGTTGGGCCGATGCGATCGTCATTTGCCCTGCCACGGCAAACACAATCGCCAAACTCGCCAACGGTTTGGCGGACAATCTATTGACCTCGCTGGCGCTGGCTGCGACCGTTCCGCTGATCGTTTGCCCCGCTATGAACGTCGAAATGTACAACAATCCGCTCTATCGTCGAAACGAAAGCCGATTGCGTGAGGCGGGTGTCAGGATTGTCGATCCGGAAGCGGGAGAGCTCGCCTGCGGCGAAGTCGGCGCCGGACGCTTGGCGGAAACCGAGCAGATCCTTTGGGCGATTCAGTGCGCTCTGTTCGGGACACAAGAATTTCGAGGTCGCCGCTTTTTGATTACTGCCGGGCCGACGCGGGAGCCGATCGATCCGGTGCGCTACCTGTCCAACCGCAGCTCGGGCAAAATGGGTTTCGCGATTGCGGAAGCAGCAGTCCTGCGCGGCGCCGAGGTGACGCTGATCAGCGGCCCAACTTTCTTGAAACCGAGAGCCGCACTTTGCCATGTTCCGGTTACTACCGCCGAAGAAATGGCGGAAGAGGTCGAAAAAAGACTGCCGGAAAACGACGTACTGATTATGGCGGCGGCGCCGGCCGATTTTCGGTGCGCCGAGTTTTCGCCGCAGAAACGTCCCAAAAGCGATCTGCTTCAGCTGACGTTGGTAAACACCACGGATATTCTTCGTGCTGCCGGTGAGCGCAAAGGAAATAGAATACACGTCGGTTTCTCTCTCGAGACCGACAACGGATTGGAAAAAGCGCGACGAAAGCTTGAGGAGAAAAACTGCGACATTATGGTGTTGAATCCGGCCGACGACCCCGAAGCCGGGTTTGAAGTCGACACCAACAAGATCACGCTGATTTTTGCCGACGGCCGCGAGAAAAAGTTCGAAAAAATGAGCAAGCGTCGAGCGGCAGATGAAATCTTGAACGCAGTCGGTGAACTGCTGAGAGCTGAGGCGTGA
- the xseB gene encoding exodeoxyribonuclease VII small subunit encodes MMQEPELTFESAMERLEEIAEHLESGDVSLDESMSLFEEANRLFRFCREKLRQAEEKLYILEREGNSFKEKLEE; translated from the coding sequence ATGATGCAAGAGCCTGAACTCACTTTCGAATCAGCAATGGAGAGATTAGAGGAAATCGCCGAGCATTTGGAAAGCGGCGATGTCTCTTTGGACGAAAGCATGAGCCTCTTTGAAGAGGCAAACCGCTTGTTTCGCTTTTGTCGGGAAAAATTGCGGCAAGCAGAGGAAAAGCTTTATATTTTGGAACGAGAGGGTAATTCATTTAAAGAAAAACTTGAAGAATAG
- the mutS gene encoding DNA mismatch repair protein MutS, whose amino-acid sequence MKPEQTTPLMEQYHRIKKQHKDAVLFFRMGDFYEMFYEDAHIGAKVLGITLTSRSHGKAADVPLAGFPHHALETYLAKMIKAGYRVAICEQVEDPKLAKTVVKREVIEIVTPGTAVSDDLLESKKNFLLALCFEKNAFGIAKTDVSTGEFEVGEFPLSILEEKIRSIEPAEILVAETQEETLRRLCRSLNNIPITVREEWHFNYDLGRDLLLEHFGTLSLKGFGIEGLALGIAAAGAAFAYLRENQKERLRHIAKISLLADDEIMQIDSTTRRNLELIAPMNASNRRATLLSVIDQTLTPMGGRKLVHWLLYPLLNVEKIRLRQDAVEELMQNNDLREKLRGLLRQIGDIERLLTKFATNRANARDANAVKNALLTIAQIKSQLVACKSHRLVAIREELDTLEQVARRIASAIVENPPLSVTEGGFIRRGYHEELDSLRDIAYSGKDWIARLQQEERQKTGIASLKVNYNKVFGYYIEVTKPNLARVPSHYIRKQTLVNAERFITQELKEYEEKILGAEEKMAAIEYELFNELRDYLLSFTLPLQTNSALIAELDCYFSLAQTAVEHHYCRPQIDESDRLEIKEGRHPVIERLLPPGEQFVANDLYMDNKTEQILIITGPNMAGKSTFLRQTALIVILAQMGSFVPAASAKIGLVDRLFTRVGASDNLAAGESTFLTEMNETANILNNATARSLIILDEIGRGTSTFDGLSIAWSVVEYLHNTPKLAAKTLFATHYHELTELELVLPRVKNYNVAVREWGDHIVFLRKIVPGSCDHSYGIQVAKLAGLPKAVIERAKEVLKNLEAEALTPDNEPRLALHRPQQVQAGRQIDLFEQLEKSLRQELAQINPNELTPIEALQKLDQLKQLAGSAGKS is encoded by the coding sequence ATGAAGCCGGAACAGACAACTCCGCTGATGGAGCAATATCACCGCATCAAAAAGCAGCACAAAGATGCCGTGCTGTTTTTCCGTATGGGCGATTTCTATGAAATGTTCTACGAGGACGCTCATATCGGCGCCAAAGTGCTGGGCATTACCCTGACCTCGCGTTCCCACGGCAAGGCTGCCGATGTTCCGCTGGCCGGTTTCCCGCACCACGCGCTGGAAACCTATTTGGCGAAAATGATCAAAGCAGGCTATCGCGTGGCCATCTGCGAACAAGTCGAAGATCCGAAACTCGCCAAAACGGTCGTCAAGCGGGAAGTCATCGAAATTGTCACGCCGGGCACCGCCGTCTCGGATGATCTGTTGGAAAGCAAAAAGAATTTTCTTCTGGCTCTTTGCTTTGAAAAGAACGCCTTCGGCATCGCCAAAACAGATGTGTCGACGGGTGAGTTTGAAGTAGGCGAGTTCCCGCTCTCTATTTTGGAGGAAAAGATTCGCTCGATCGAACCTGCCGAAATTCTCGTCGCAGAAACCCAAGAAGAAACGCTGCGCCGTCTCTGCCGTTCTCTAAACAACATACCGATTACGGTGCGGGAAGAATGGCATTTCAACTATGACTTGGGACGCGATCTTTTGTTGGAGCACTTTGGCACGCTTTCCTTGAAAGGGTTCGGCATCGAGGGCCTCGCGTTGGGGATTGCCGCCGCCGGAGCAGCCTTTGCCTATTTACGTGAAAACCAAAAAGAACGCCTTCGCCATATCGCAAAAATCTCGCTGCTGGCGGATGACGAGATCATGCAGATCGACAGCACCACGCGGCGGAATTTGGAATTGATAGCGCCGATGAACGCGTCGAATCGACGTGCCACCCTGCTGTCGGTCATCGACCAAACTCTGACGCCGATGGGAGGCCGCAAGCTGGTTCATTGGCTCCTCTATCCCTTGCTCAATGTGGAAAAAATTCGTCTACGCCAGGATGCCGTTGAAGAGCTTATGCAGAACAATGATCTGCGCGAAAAGCTGCGGGGGCTGCTCAGACAAATCGGCGACATCGAACGGCTACTAACCAAATTTGCCACCAACCGCGCCAATGCACGGGATGCAAATGCCGTTAAAAACGCCCTTCTAACCATCGCTCAGATCAAAAGCCAACTCGTCGCCTGCAAGAGTCATCGCCTCGTCGCCATTCGGGAAGAGCTCGATACGCTGGAACAAGTCGCCCGACGCATTGCCTCAGCCATTGTTGAAAATCCGCCGTTATCCGTAACCGAAGGCGGATTTATTCGCCGCGGTTATCATGAGGAACTGGACTCGCTGCGCGATATTGCCTATTCCGGCAAAGACTGGATCGCCCGTCTGCAGCAGGAGGAGCGGCAAAAGACCGGCATAGCCTCATTGAAGGTAAACTATAACAAGGTGTTCGGATATTACATTGAAGTAACCAAGCCAAATCTTGCGCGCGTGCCGTCGCATTACATTCGTAAACAAACCTTGGTCAATGCAGAGCGCTTTATCACGCAGGAGCTCAAAGAGTATGAGGAAAAAATATTGGGCGCCGAGGAAAAGATGGCGGCCATTGAATACGAGCTCTTTAATGAACTGCGCGACTATCTCCTCAGTTTTACCCTTCCTCTGCAGACGAATTCAGCGCTCATTGCCGAGCTGGACTGTTATTTTTCACTTGCCCAGACGGCGGTTGAGCATCACTATTGTCGCCCTCAGATTGACGAAAGCGACCGCCTTGAAATCAAAGAGGGAAGGCATCCGGTCATTGAAAGATTGTTGCCGCCCGGCGAGCAGTTTGTGGCCAATGATCTGTACATGGACAACAAAACCGAACAGATTCTCATCATTACCGGCCCCAACATGGCGGGCAAATCGACTTTTTTGCGACAAACCGCTTTGATTGTCATCCTAGCGCAAATGGGCAGCTTTGTGCCTGCTGCCTCGGCCAAGATCGGCTTGGTGGATCGGCTGTTTACCAGAGTCGGTGCTTCGGACAACCTGGCGGCAGGGGAGAGCACCTTTTTGACCGAGATGAACGAAACCGCCAATATTCTCAACAATGCCACCGCCAGGAGCCTGATCATCCTCGATGAAATCGGCAGGGGCACAAGCACGTTCGACGGGTTGTCGATTGCCTGGTCGGTTGTAGAATACCTGCACAACACCCCAAAGCTGGCAGCCAAAACGCTTTTTGCCACTCACTATCATGAATTGACGGAACTGGAACTGGTCTTGCCGCGTGTAAAGAATTACAATGTGGCGGTCCGCGAATGGGGCGATCACATTGTGTTTTTGCGCAAAATCGTTCCAGGCAGCTGCGATCACAGCTACGGAATTCAGGTGGCAAAGTTGGCCGGCTTGCCGAAAGCGGTTATCGAGCGGGCAAAAGAAGTGCTCAAGAACCTGGAAGCGGAAGCCTTGACGCCGGATAACGAGCCGCGTTTGGCGCTGCATCGACCTCAGCAGGTGCAGGCTGGACGACAAATTGATTTGTTCGAACAGCTCGAAAAATCGTTGCGCCAAGAATTGGCGCAGATCAATCCCAACGAACTGACGCCGATCGAAGCCCTGCAAAAGCTGGATCAGCTCAAGCAACTGGCCGGCTCTGCAGGCAAATCATGA
- a CDS encoding YicC family protein, whose protein sequence is MIASMTGYGRGSSVVDECEIVVEVRSVNNRFLDIVLKAPVILNSYENQIRELVGNFLSRGRVSIVVTAKNGGEIGQKTTLNHAMVAGYVAAAEEIRCKYSIGGSLDLAALLSLPNVIEIETESEKGGQIWECTRSALEEALLQVKSMRFREGKELRKDFEKRLDAMGQIVRRIEALAKDAPMVKFERLSERISRFFPDEKVDQDRLEMELAVIADRIDITEELTRFDSHLAHFRELLDAETSQGRKLNFLLQEMNREANTMSSKSYSAEIAHLVVEIKEEIEKLREQVQNIE, encoded by the coding sequence ATGATTGCAAGCATGACCGGATATGGGCGCGGCAGCTCAGTCGTCGACGAGTGCGAAATCGTCGTCGAAGTTAGGAGCGTCAACAACCGTTTTCTCGACATTGTGCTCAAAGCGCCTGTCATTCTCAACTCGTATGAAAACCAAATTCGCGAACTCGTCGGAAATTTTTTGAGCCGCGGCCGGGTCAGCATCGTCGTAACCGCAAAGAACGGCGGCGAAATCGGCCAGAAAACCACGCTCAATCATGCGATGGTGGCGGGATATGTGGCGGCTGCCGAGGAAATAAGATGCAAATACTCGATCGGCGGCTCCTTGGATTTGGCCGCGCTTCTCTCCCTGCCGAATGTCATCGAAATTGAAACGGAGAGCGAGAAGGGAGGGCAAATCTGGGAGTGCACGCGAAGCGCCCTTGAAGAAGCGCTGCTGCAGGTCAAAAGCATGCGTTTTCGGGAAGGAAAAGAGCTGCGCAAAGATTTCGAGAAGCGTCTCGACGCGATGGGGCAGATCGTTCGGCGCATCGAGGCTCTGGCCAAGGACGCACCGATGGTCAAGTTCGAACGGCTCAGCGAACGCATCAGCAGGTTTTTTCCTGATGAAAAAGTCGATCAGGACCGCCTTGAAATGGAACTGGCCGTCATCGCGGATCGCATCGACATCACGGAAGAGCTGACGCGTTTCGACAGCCATTTAGCCCATTTTCGCGAATTGCTCGATGCCGAGACTTCACAAGGCCGTAAACTAAATTTCCTTCTGCAGGAAATGAACCGTGAGGCCAACACGATGTCATCCAAATCTTACAGTGCCGAAATTGCCCATTTGGTGGTGGAGATTAAAGAAGAGATCGAAAAGCTTCGCGAGCAGGTGCAGAACATTGAATAA
- the dxs gene encoding 1-deoxy-D-xylulose-5-phosphate synthase: MKRSLLEAVNSPKDIKNLTHEELRLLAQELREIIIETIAQNGGHLAPSLGVVELTLALHYVFDTPDDQIVWDVGHQCYAHKLLTGRKDRFHTIRCYKGISGFPKPAESEYDAFGVGHSSTAISAAFGMACARDLKNERFKVIAVVGDGALTGGLAYEGLNNAGASGKDFIVILNDNSMSISPNVGAISNYLTSIIANPVYNRIKSDVWELTGKMESMGPVIRKIVRRLEESLKAFITPGVLFERLGFRYFGPVDGHDIGDMITLFQEIKNLKGPLLVHVITKKGKGYPPAEQNATVFHGLGKFDLATGEPLKTNGPTYTQIFGQTIVELAEREPRLIAITAAMSLGSGLSAFSQKFPTRFFDVGIAEGHAVTFAAGLAKQGMRPFFAVYSSFLQRAFDMVIHDVALQNLPVVFCIDRGGLVGDDGPTHHGTFDLAYLRTVPDMVIMAPKDENELRHMLYTALSYESGPCAVRYPRGEGWGIPLDSDFTALPLGKAEILESGESIVLLALGSLVYPAWRAAQRFAQEFGKKLTVVNARFVKPLDGDLITDLAKTHRTVVTLEEGTLNGGFGSAVAELLADRGIEGVELIRLGIPDQFIEQGERHELLAALGLTEEGIYKTLLRSRAGHHLIQRHKILPSFLFR, encoded by the coding sequence ATGAAACGGTCCCTTTTGGAAGCAGTCAATTCGCCGAAGGACATCAAGAATCTAACGCATGAAGAACTGCGCCTGTTGGCACAGGAACTGCGCGAAATCATTATCGAGACGATCGCCCAAAACGGCGGCCATTTGGCACCTTCTCTCGGTGTCGTCGAGCTGACGCTCGCCCTTCATTATGTGTTCGACACTCCCGATGACCAGATTGTTTGGGATGTGGGCCACCAATGTTATGCGCACAAGCTGCTTACCGGCAGAAAGGATCGCTTTCATACCATTCGCTGCTATAAGGGCATCAGCGGTTTTCCAAAACCGGCTGAAAGCGAATACGATGCCTTCGGCGTCGGTCATTCGAGTACGGCCATTTCCGCCGCCTTTGGGATGGCGTGCGCGCGCGATCTAAAGAACGAGCGCTTTAAAGTGATCGCAGTGGTCGGCGACGGCGCTTTGACCGGCGGGTTGGCTTATGAAGGATTGAACAACGCCGGTGCTTCGGGCAAAGATTTTATCGTCATACTCAATGACAACAGCATGTCCATTTCACCGAATGTTGGCGCAATTTCCAACTATCTTACGAGTATAATCGCCAATCCTGTTTACAACCGCATCAAAAGCGATGTGTGGGAATTGACCGGAAAAATGGAGAGCATGGGCCCGGTCATCCGCAAAATCGTACGCCGGTTGGAGGAAAGCCTGAAGGCTTTCATTACGCCGGGAGTCCTTTTTGAGCGTCTGGGCTTTCGATATTTTGGACCAGTCGACGGCCATGACATCGGCGACATGATCACCCTTTTTCAGGAGATCAAAAACCTAAAAGGGCCTTTGCTGGTTCACGTCATCACCAAAAAAGGCAAAGGATATCCGCCGGCCGAGCAGAACGCAACGGTTTTTCACGGCTTGGGGAAATTCGATCTTGCCACCGGAGAGCCGCTCAAAACGAACGGACCCACATACACGCAAATCTTTGGTCAAACCATCGTTGAATTGGCGGAGCGCGAGCCTCGATTAATCGCCATCACCGCCGCCATGAGTTTGGGATCGGGATTGAGCGCCTTTTCGCAAAAGTTCCCTACCCGATTCTTCGATGTAGGCATTGCTGAAGGACATGCCGTTACATTTGCCGCGGGACTCGCCAAACAGGGCATGCGGCCTTTTTTTGCCGTCTATTCTTCGTTTCTGCAGCGTGCGTTCGACATGGTCATCCACGACGTGGCATTACAAAACCTGCCTGTGGTTTTCTGCATCGACCGCGGCGGGTTGGTCGGCGACGACGGCCCCACACATCACGGTACCTTTGACCTGGCTTATCTGCGCACCGTGCCCGATATGGTGATCATGGCCCCCAAAGATGAAAACGAGCTCCGGCACATGCTTTACACCGCATTGAGCTACGAAAGCGGTCCTTGCGCTGTCCGCTATCCGCGCGGAGAAGGGTGGGGAATCCCCCTCGATTCCGATTTCACCGCCCTGCCGCTCGGCAAAGCCGAAATACTTGAGTCGGGAGAAAGCATTGTCTTGCTTGCGCTCGGCTCGCTGGTCTATCCTGCCTGGCGCGCTGCACAACGCTTTGCGCAGGAATTCGGCAAAAAGCTGACCGTCGTCAATGCCCGCTTCGTCAAGCCGCTCGACGGCGATTTAATCACCGATTTGGCCAAAACGCATCGAACCGTCGTTACACTCGAGGAGGGGACATTAAACGGCGGTTTTGGCAGCGCCGTCGCCGAGCTGCTCGCAGACCGCGGCATCGAGGGAGTGGAATTGATACGGCTCGGCATTCCCGACCAATTCATCGAGCAGGGCGAACGCCATGAACTATTGGCCGCTTTGGGATTGACGGAAGAAGGAATCTACAAAACTCTGCTGCGTTCGCGCGCCGGCCATCACTTGATCCAGCGGCATAAAATTTTGCCCTCATTTCTTTTCCGATGA
- the xseA gene encoding exodeoxyribonuclease VII large subunit produces MRNPTENLPIPVFSVSGITLEIKELLEINFSEVWVEGEVSNFVHHTSGHLYFTLKDENAQLSCVVWRQRAAMLMLTPRDGIKIRAYGSIRVYEKRGVYQLDILRILPAGIGELQAAFEELKAKLRNEGLFDAQHKKPLPPFPQAIGIISSADGAAVRDILQILNRRAPYVRKILRPTLVQGDGAPADIVAALRDFNDYGQVDLIILARGGGSIEDLWAFNEEAVVRAIFASKIPVVSAVGHEVDFTLADFVADMRAPTPSAAAELVVKPKAELEAFLTDLYRRQIVSLRRAIESRKMRIKLLQAGYAFRRPADWVRQREQRMDELERNLLLQQHARTLLLKERLRNLSNRLRNLHPALVMQRGYALVRDPNHNIWITEADKLYESGTMQVFFRKGAVSAAILSKDLSAKLPLNFEESL; encoded by the coding sequence ATGCGGAATCCGACCGAGAACCTGCCGATTCCGGTTTTTTCGGTAAGCGGCATTACGCTCGAAATTAAAGAGTTGTTGGAAATCAATTTCTCAGAGGTTTGGGTCGAGGGTGAGGTGTCCAACTTTGTCCATCATACCTCCGGTCACCTTTACTTTACCCTGAAGGACGAAAACGCGCAATTGTCCTGCGTTGTTTGGCGGCAGAGAGCCGCAATGCTCATGCTCACCCCTCGCGACGGTATCAAGATTCGTGCATATGGTTCCATACGCGTCTATGAAAAGCGGGGCGTCTATCAGCTCGATATTCTGCGCATTCTACCAGCCGGCATCGGCGAGCTGCAGGCGGCCTTTGAAGAGCTAAAAGCCAAACTCCGCAATGAAGGGCTTTTCGACGCGCAACACAAAAAGCCGTTGCCGCCCTTTCCCCAGGCGATCGGCATCATCAGCTCTGCCGACGGGGCAGCCGTACGCGACATCCTGCAGATTCTCAATCGACGTGCTCCCTATGTCAGAAAAATTCTGCGACCCACTTTGGTCCAAGGCGACGGCGCTCCGGCCGATATTGTGGCGGCCCTACGCGATTTCAACGACTACGGCCAAGTCGACCTGATTATTCTTGCCCGCGGCGGCGGCTCTATCGAAGATTTGTGGGCTTTTAATGAAGAGGCCGTGGTGCGGGCGATTTTCGCTTCCAAAATACCCGTCGTTTCTGCCGTCGGCCATGAAGTCGACTTTACGCTGGCGGATTTCGTGGCGGATATGCGTGCTCCAACTCCTTCTGCAGCAGCAGAATTAGTTGTTAAACCTAAAGCAGAACTTGAAGCTTTTCTAACCGATTTGTATCGAAGACAAATCGTTTCCTTGCGACGTGCCATAGAAAGCCGCAAAATGCGTATCAAGTTGCTGCAGGCGGGCTATGCTTTTCGCCGCCCCGCCGATTGGGTGCGGCAACGTGAGCAACGGATGGATGAGTTGGAACGAAATCTCTTGTTGCAGCAGCATGCCCGCACACTTTTGCTGAAGGAACGTCTTCGAAACCTGAGCAACCGTTTGCGCAATCTGCACCCGGCCTTAGTTATGCAGCGCGGCTATGCTTTGGTTCGCGATCCGAACCACAATATATGGATCACAGAGGCTGATAAGCTTTATGAAAGCGGCACAATGCAGGTTTTTTTTCGCAAAGGTGCCGTATCCGCCGCTATTTTATCGAAGGACCTCTCTGCAAAGCTGCCGCTCAACTTTGAGGAATCTTTATGA
- a CDS encoding NAD(+)/NADH kinase, with product MKLGIIANIQKPKAVAAAKTFAALLQTRNLDYFFSEDLKRFLDSPEKERVLAIERLAEICDVLATFGGDGTILSTARQVGAAGKPILGINIGTLGFLAEVLMEEVEQTLDDLIAGRYTLIDRMALRITVERKYLRRTFYALNDVVVDRGPTTKLIYIDARVNGRFLNSYRADGLIVATPTGSTAYSLSAGGPLLMPTMNALIVTPICPHSLSVRPIVLTDDCIVELSIRKEAEPVQINIDGQNQCQLLAKERLLVAKAEYSVKWISIGQRDFFAVLRSKLNWGSENNSSISDSKQSK from the coding sequence ATGAAGCTCGGCATAATCGCAAATATCCAAAAACCCAAGGCCGTCGCTGCGGCGAAAACATTTGCTGCTTTGCTGCAAACGCGCAACCTTGATTACTTTTTTTCCGAAGATCTGAAAAGGTTCCTCGATTCGCCCGAAAAGGAGAGAGTTTTAGCGATCGAGCGGCTGGCAGAGATTTGCGATGTTTTGGCGACGTTCGGCGGTGACGGCACCATTCTTTCAACCGCTCGACAAGTCGGCGCCGCCGGCAAACCGATTCTCGGCATCAACATCGGTACCTTGGGTTTCTTGGCCGAAGTATTAATGGAAGAGGTCGAGCAGACATTAGATGACCTCATTGCCGGTCGATACACCCTGATCGACCGCATGGCATTGCGCATCACCGTCGAGCGAAAATACCTCCGACGCACTTTTTACGCCCTCAATGATGTCGTCGTCGATCGTGGGCCGACAACGAAACTGATCTACATTGATGCCCGCGTCAACGGCAGGTTTCTCAACTCCTATCGCGCCGACGGACTGATCGTCGCGACTCCAACCGGATCTACTGCTTATTCGCTCTCGGCCGGCGGACCGTTGCTCATGCCGACTATGAATGCGCTGATCGTGACGCCCATTTGCCCTCATTCGTTGTCGGTTCGTCCCATTGTGCTTACGGATGACTGCATCGTCGAGCTGTCGATCCGCAAAGAGGCCGAACCGGTGCAGATCAATATCGATGGTCAAAACCAATGTCAACTCTTGGCCAAAGAAAGGCTTCTCGTCGCCAAAGCCGAATACAGCGTCAAATGGATCTCTATCGGTCAGAGGGACTTTTTTGCCGTCCTGCGCTCCAAACTGAATTGGGGCAGCGAAAATAACAGCAGCATTTCTGATTCAAAACAAAGCAAATGA